Proteins encoded by one window of Salicibibacter halophilus:
- a CDS encoding universal stress protein, translating into MYKNILVAVDGSEPSDQALTKAIDLANHHNASLVINHVIDARSFPVMAGSHQQELWNQYNKTAEDLLEKSKRKAEASGLKQIQTVLRNGNPRFEIPEKITKEYNIDLLIVGESGRNAAERMIIGSITEACMRRSPCDVLTVKNETSATLYRNILVAVDGSEQSEQALAKAIKLAEVHEATLTIAHVSEWGTFAKDIAFYQQSYAAEVQKDAENMLKKYKEQAEAQGFKDAQTILRAGNPRLEIPRVLTVENNIDLLITAETGQHAVSRFFTGSVAESSVRRSPCDVITMKKEQAT; encoded by the coding sequence ATGTACAAAAACATTCTCGTTGCCGTTGACGGTTCCGAACCGTCCGACCAAGCATTGACGAAAGCGATTGACTTGGCAAACCACCACAATGCATCTCTTGTAATCAACCACGTGATTGATGCACGCAGTTTTCCCGTTATGGCAGGTTCTCATCAGCAAGAACTATGGAACCAATACAACAAGACAGCCGAGGATCTGCTGGAAAAGTCTAAAAGGAAAGCGGAAGCTTCCGGTTTGAAACAAATTCAAACCGTTTTGAGGAACGGTAACCCCCGGTTTGAAATTCCCGAGAAAATAACGAAAGAATATAACATTGACTTATTGATTGTGGGAGAGAGCGGGAGAAACGCGGCGGAGCGAATGATTATCGGGAGTATAACGGAAGCATGCATGCGCCGCTCCCCTTGTGATGTCCTCACTGTTAAAAACGAAACAAGCGCCACGCTCTACCGGAACATTCTTGTGGCGGTGGACGGATCCGAACAATCAGAGCAAGCGTTGGCAAAAGCCATAAAGTTGGCCGAGGTTCATGAGGCAACCCTAACCATCGCGCATGTATCGGAATGGGGAACCTTCGCAAAGGATATCGCTTTTTATCAACAAAGCTACGCGGCCGAGGTTCAAAAAGATGCGGAGAATATGTTGAAAAAATACAAGGAGCAAGCAGAAGCTCAAGGGTTTAAAGATGCACAAACGATCTTGCGAGCCGGGAACCCCCGTCTTGAAATCCCTCGCGTCCTTACTGTTGAAAATAATATTGATCTTCTGATCACAGCAGAAACAGGGCAACATGCAGTGTCACGATTTTTCACCGGCAGCGTGGCCGAATCATCGGTACGCCGCTCCCCTTGCGATGTGATTACGATGAAAAAAGAGCAAGCGACATGA
- the narH gene encoding nitrate reductase subunit beta: MRIKAQVAMVMHLDKCIGCHTCSVTCKNTWTNRPGAEYMWFNNVETRPGPGYPKQWEDTKRFKGGWFLKNGKLSLRAGGPMSKLTKIFYNPNMATMEDYYEPWTYDYDHLIHSPKKKHLPVAQPKSMITGQYMDKPEWGPNWDDDLAGGSESVLMDPTVQKLQEHISMEYEKTFMMYLPRICEHCLNPSCVASCPSGALYKRDEDGIVLVDHDSCRGWRFCMNGCPYHKVYYNWNTHKAEKCNFCYPRTEAGLPTICSETCVGRIRYIGVVLYDADKVKDAASVEDPQDLYEAQLGVFCDPFDPEVIEEARKAGINEEWIKSAQDSPVYKMAMKWKIALPLHPEYRTLPMVWYVPPLSPIMNHITNSEELQTDGYIPAVDQMRIPVEYLASILSAGDTDVIRQVLLKQTAMRVHMRAKNVGGVDDVAESQLIEEADTTVEELEDMANLLGVAKYNERFVIPTGRREMDDDLQYQQGACSIEELAPPEGVAPPIQQR; the protein is encoded by the coding sequence TTGAGGATTAAAGCACAGGTCGCTATGGTGATGCACTTGGACAAATGCATTGGTTGCCATACGTGCTCCGTGACGTGTAAAAATACGTGGACAAATCGACCGGGCGCGGAATACATGTGGTTTAACAACGTGGAAACCCGCCCCGGGCCGGGGTATCCGAAACAGTGGGAAGACACGAAACGGTTCAAAGGCGGTTGGTTCTTAAAGAATGGCAAATTGAGTCTGCGGGCCGGGGGTCCGATGTCGAAGCTGACAAAGATTTTTTACAATCCGAACATGGCTACGATGGAAGACTATTATGAACCGTGGACGTATGATTATGATCATTTGATTCATAGCCCGAAAAAGAAGCATTTACCGGTAGCCCAGCCGAAATCGATGATCACCGGCCAATACATGGACAAACCGGAGTGGGGGCCGAACTGGGACGATGATCTGGCAGGCGGCAGTGAAAGTGTCTTGATGGACCCTACCGTCCAAAAATTACAGGAACATATCTCAATGGAATATGAAAAAACATTCATGATGTATCTCCCGAGGATTTGCGAGCATTGCCTCAACCCTTCCTGTGTCGCTTCATGCCCTTCGGGCGCCCTTTATAAGCGTGACGAAGACGGGATCGTGTTGGTGGATCATGATTCGTGCCGGGGCTGGCGCTTTTGCATGAACGGGTGCCCGTATCACAAAGTGTATTACAACTGGAACACGCATAAAGCGGAAAAATGTAACTTCTGCTATCCGCGAACGGAAGCCGGATTGCCGACGATTTGCTCGGAAACGTGTGTTGGACGTATCCGTTATATCGGTGTCGTCCTTTATGACGCGGACAAAGTGAAAGATGCCGCTTCCGTTGAAGATCCGCAAGATTTGTATGAGGCGCAACTAGGTGTGTTCTGTGACCCGTTTGATCCTGAGGTGATTGAAGAAGCACGCAAAGCCGGCATCAATGAGGAATGGATAAAAAGCGCCCAAGACTCTCCGGTCTATAAAATGGCGATGAAATGGAAAATCGCGTTGCCTTTGCATCCGGAATACCGAACGCTTCCCATGGTTTGGTACGTGCCGCCATTGAGCCCGATTATGAACCATATTACAAATTCTGAAGAATTACAGACAGATGGCTATATACCTGCCGTCGACCAAATGCGAATACCTGTTGAGTACTTGGCTTCGATTTTATCCGCGGGCGATACGGATGTTATTCGTCAAGTGCTTCTTAAGCAAACAGCCATGCGTGTGCATATGCGCGCCAAAAACGTCGGCGGCGTCGATGATGTAGCGGAAAGCCAGTTGATCGAAGAAGCCGATACGACGGTGGAAGAGCTCGAAGACATGGCCAATTTGCTAGGGGTTGCCAAATATAATGAGCGATTCGTGATTCCGACAGGACGCCGGGAAATGGATGACGATCTTCAATATCAACAAGGCGCGTGCAGCATTGAAGAACTGGCACCGCCGGAAGGGGTCGCGCCCCCTATCCAACAGAGGTGA
- a CDS encoding acyl-CoA thioesterase — MYRKIIEPRVSETDGVGHINNTTLPVWLEAARNPIFKLFTPDDSFKNWRMIILHTSIDYKSQIYFGTEVIVYTWVKRIGKSSLELYEEIHQSDTLCARGTAIYVNFNQKEKKAEPIPSRIREQLEEHLYYSEEGK; from the coding sequence ATGTACAGAAAAATAATAGAGCCAAGGGTTTCCGAAACAGACGGTGTCGGCCATATTAATAACACCACCTTGCCTGTCTGGCTGGAAGCCGCACGCAATCCTATTTTCAAATTATTTACACCGGATGACTCGTTCAAAAACTGGCGAATGATTATCCTCCACACCTCGATTGATTATAAGAGCCAAATTTATTTCGGGACAGAAGTTATTGTATACACATGGGTGAAGCGAATCGGGAAATCCAGCCTGGAATTATATGAAGAAATTCACCAAAGCGATACACTTTGCGCCAGAGGTACAGCGATTTATGTGAACTTTAACCAAAAGGAAAAGAAAGCAGAGCCCATCCCATCACGGATCAGGGAACAGTTGGAAGAACATTTGTATTATAGCGAAGAAGGGAAATAG
- a CDS encoding IS110 family RNA-guided transposase, producing MRMFVGLDVSSFDMKVCVLDQEGDQLSVFTVSNDWPGAQVLKERLLELLADTEVDILKIGLESTSVYSFHPSMFLHDDDDLKPYGAQVFVINPKQIANFKKSFADMNKTDEIDAFVIADYMRFGRNQMSVVKESQYVALQQLTRSRYHLTKAMTKEKQHFLQHLEYKCNTFSKEVDSSVFGHAMMELFLEKYSLDELAQLPLEDLARFLQEKGRNRFPDPEAVAASIQKAVRSSYRLDKVVEDSIDVLLGTSIELIRSFQKQIKAIDQSITRIMKGLTQTLESIPGIGPVFAAGIIAELGQIDRFPDETKIAKYAGLYWRKHQSGRFTAEDTSLTRQGNHYLRYYLVEAANSVRRQIPEYQVFYQKKYQEVPKHQHKRALVLTARKLVRLVDALLRKNQLFTPERGVNL from the coding sequence ATGCGAATGTTTGTCGGGCTTGACGTTAGCTCGTTTGATATGAAAGTGTGTGTGCTTGATCAAGAAGGTGATCAGCTTTCGGTTTTTACGGTTTCCAATGACTGGCCGGGTGCCCAGGTGCTCAAAGAACGGTTGCTCGAGCTCTTGGCCGATACAGAGGTTGACATCCTAAAGATCGGTCTGGAGTCCACATCCGTCTACAGTTTTCATCCATCCATGTTCTTGCATGATGACGATGATTTAAAACCCTATGGCGCCCAAGTCTTTGTGATCAATCCGAAGCAGATCGCCAACTTTAAAAAGAGCTTCGCAGACATGAACAAGACCGATGAGATTGACGCCTTTGTGATCGCCGATTATATGCGTTTCGGGCGCAATCAGATGTCCGTTGTCAAAGAAAGCCAATACGTGGCTCTCCAGCAGTTGACACGTTCGCGTTATCACTTGACCAAAGCGATGACGAAAGAGAAACAACACTTCTTGCAGCACTTGGAGTATAAATGCAACACCTTTTCCAAAGAAGTGGATTCATCGGTGTTTGGCCATGCTATGATGGAACTCTTTCTTGAAAAATACAGCCTGGATGAACTTGCCCAGCTTCCGCTTGAGGACCTGGCTCGGTTTCTTCAAGAGAAAGGGAGAAATCGTTTTCCCGATCCGGAAGCTGTCGCCGCATCCATCCAGAAAGCCGTCCGTTCATCGTACCGATTGGACAAAGTGGTCGAAGATTCCATCGATGTACTTTTAGGAACGTCCATTGAGCTCATTCGTTCCTTCCAAAAGCAAATCAAGGCGATCGATCAGTCCATTACTCGAATCATGAAAGGACTGACGCAGACGCTGGAATCAATCCCGGGCATTGGTCCGGTCTTCGCCGCAGGCATCATTGCCGAACTCGGTCAGATTGACCGGTTTCCCGATGAAACAAAAATAGCTAAATATGCGGGACTGTACTGGCGAAAACACCAGTCCGGGCGGTTTACCGCCGAAGATACTTCACTGACACGTCAAGGGAACCATTATTTGCGTTATTACCTCGTTGAAGCCGCCAACTCGGTACGAAGGCAAATTCCGGAATACCAAGTCTTTTATCAGAAGAAGTATCAAGAAGTCCCGAAACATCAACACAAACGTGCACTCGTGCTCACGGCAAGAAAACTCGTGCGATTGGTGGATGCGCTGCTACGCAAAAACCAACTCTTTACGCCAGAAAGGGGCGTGAACCTCTGA
- a CDS encoding nitrate reductase subunit alpha — MKKYENKLLQNLRHIKRGNKIDGGWAEETPRPRDSEQYYRKRWAYDKVVRSTHGVNCTGSCSWAVYVKDGIITSETQQTDYPSTGADFPEYEPRGCPRGASFSWYTYSPIRVKFPYIRGDLYELWKAEREQGYDPVKAWENIAADPEKRAKYVRARGKGGFVRAHWREVCEIIASSTIYTIKTYGPDRVVGFSPIPAMSMISYAAGSRFLSLIGGTILSFYDWYADLPPASPQVWGEQTDVPESADWYNSKYFIIWGTNLPQTRTPDAHFMVEARYNGTKVVGVSPDYAEYEKFADVWLPARAGTDGALALAMTHVILKEFYVDQQIPYFIDYAKTYTDLPYLVMLNENDDDVRSDRFLRASDVNDQHELGEWKTVVWDETIQQLEIPNGSQGFRWDGGNQWNLDLQKEDGTMINPLLSFIHQADEHMQVNFPYFATKQGNIVQRGIPVKHVQDKDGNRKKVTTVYDLMMAHMGVSRGIPGDDAAHYDDPDHPYTPAWQESLTGVNQTQAAQVAREFADNAARTKGKSMIAMGGGTNHWFHSDHIYRSILNLVLLTGSQGVNGGGWAHYVGQEKVRPIEGWQQVAFAGDWATPPRHQNGTSFFYFATDQHRYEVKPEEEEETEWGSKYARMHPADVNAMSARLGWLPSYPQFTQNSIDLVNEARERGAKDNQAIVDDVVEQIKDNKVNWSIEDPDNPQNFPRVLFNWRSNLLGDSGKGHEYFAKHLIGGEDQVMSDPEQSWQPDSVNTDGEPPEGKVDLLVSIDFRMTSSGLFSDIVLPAATWYEKYDISSTDLHPYVHPFNAAINPPWEAKSDWDTFREISKVFSELAEDHLPAQDELMTRPLNHDTKAEIAQPYGKIKDWREGETEAVPGKTMPSMQVVHRDYPKVYEKMTTIGPNIKNGYGGKGVTIDGEPAYKDLLERLGKSKREGVGKGQPDMHEDKQAIEAILTMSGATNGKRAVASWKSLEAKTGQNLSDIAAGREEEAWTMDDLTAQPRHSISTASWSGLEKDNRRYSPFTANTEYLIPWRTLTGRQSFYLDHEMMLDYGEGLPLYRPPLTHGPYVKGEKEAEENGKSITVRYLTPHQKWGIHTMFTDTTPMAQLFRGWQTVWMNEEDGASIDIKDNDWIEVYNRNGAIAARVVLTYRIPRGSAYMYHAQDRTMGVPGTAINKQRGGTHNSVTRVTVKPTHMIGGYSQLSYGFNYTGPTGQQRDTMAIIRALKEVDWLED, encoded by the coding sequence ATGAAAAAATACGAAAACAAGTTATTGCAAAACCTCAGGCATATAAAACGCGGAAATAAAATCGATGGCGGATGGGCGGAAGAAACACCTCGGCCAAGGGATTCCGAACAATATTACCGAAAACGTTGGGCGTATGATAAAGTCGTTCGGTCTACGCACGGCGTGAATTGCACAGGGTCTTGCAGTTGGGCCGTGTATGTGAAAGACGGCATTATTACGTCGGAGACCCAGCAAACCGATTACCCCAGTACGGGCGCTGATTTCCCTGAGTACGAACCGCGCGGATGCCCGCGGGGAGCAAGTTTTTCCTGGTACACGTACAGTCCGATACGCGTCAAATTCCCATACATACGCGGGGATCTGTATGAACTATGGAAAGCTGAACGGGAGCAAGGATATGATCCGGTAAAAGCATGGGAAAACATCGCCGCCGATCCGGAAAAACGGGCAAAATATGTGAGAGCGCGCGGAAAAGGCGGATTTGTGCGAGCCCACTGGCGGGAAGTTTGCGAAATCATCGCGAGTTCTACTATTTATACGATTAAAACGTACGGCCCGGACCGTGTTGTCGGATTCAGCCCGATCCCGGCGATGTCCATGATCAGTTATGCCGCCGGGTCGCGCTTTCTTTCTTTAATCGGCGGGACAATCCTTAGCTTTTATGATTGGTACGCCGACCTGCCACCAGCCTCTCCACAAGTATGGGGAGAGCAGACGGATGTGCCGGAAAGCGCTGATTGGTATAACTCGAAATATTTCATTATCTGGGGAACGAATTTGCCGCAGACGCGGACACCTGATGCCCATTTTATGGTTGAAGCCCGTTATAACGGCACCAAGGTTGTAGGGGTTAGCCCGGATTATGCGGAATATGAAAAATTTGCCGATGTTTGGCTTCCCGCTCGCGCAGGTACGGACGGCGCGTTAGCGCTCGCCATGACACACGTGATTTTAAAAGAATTTTACGTTGATCAACAAATTCCCTATTTCATTGACTACGCGAAGACCTATACGGATTTACCGTACTTGGTGATGTTGAACGAAAATGATGATGATGTGCGTTCCGATCGGTTTTTGCGCGCGAGTGATGTAAATGATCAACATGAACTCGGCGAGTGGAAAACGGTCGTTTGGGACGAAACCATTCAACAATTGGAAATCCCGAACGGCAGTCAAGGCTTTCGTTGGGATGGCGGTAACCAATGGAACTTGGATCTGCAAAAAGAAGACGGCACAATGATCAATCCGTTGCTCAGCTTTATTCATCAGGCAGATGAACACATGCAAGTCAACTTCCCTTACTTCGCGACAAAACAAGGGAATATCGTTCAACGCGGGATTCCTGTCAAACATGTACAAGATAAGGACGGGAATCGGAAAAAAGTGACGACGGTGTACGACTTGATGATGGCCCATATGGGGGTTAGCCGTGGCATTCCGGGCGATGACGCCGCGCATTATGATGATCCCGATCATCCTTACACCCCTGCCTGGCAAGAAAGCTTAACCGGTGTGAATCAAACGCAAGCCGCCCAGGTGGCGCGTGAATTTGCCGATAATGCAGCCAGAACGAAAGGGAAATCGATGATCGCCATGGGGGGCGGCACGAATCATTGGTTTCACAGCGACCATATTTATCGCTCGATCTTAAACCTCGTGTTGCTCACAGGCTCACAAGGGGTCAATGGCGGCGGATGGGCGCACTATGTCGGCCAGGAAAAAGTTCGCCCGATCGAAGGTTGGCAGCAAGTCGCGTTCGCCGGAGACTGGGCTACGCCTCCGCGCCATCAAAACGGAACATCGTTTTTCTATTTCGCTACTGATCAGCATCGCTATGAAGTAAAACCGGAGGAGGAAGAAGAAACGGAATGGGGCAGTAAATATGCCCGCATGCATCCAGCGGACGTGAACGCAATGTCTGCAAGATTGGGATGGCTGCCTTCCTATCCGCAGTTTACACAAAACTCCATCGATCTCGTAAATGAGGCTCGTGAACGAGGTGCTAAAGATAATCAGGCGATTGTGGACGATGTAGTAGAGCAAATAAAAGACAATAAGGTGAATTGGTCGATTGAAGATCCGGACAATCCGCAAAACTTCCCGAGAGTCTTGTTCAATTGGCGTTCCAATTTGCTCGGCGACAGCGGCAAAGGCCATGAATATTTTGCCAAGCACTTGATTGGCGGAGAAGACCAAGTGATGAGCGATCCTGAACAATCTTGGCAGCCGGACTCGGTCAATACAGACGGCGAACCGCCGGAAGGCAAAGTCGACCTATTGGTCAGCATTGATTTTCGCATGACAAGTTCCGGGTTATTTTCGGATATCGTCCTGCCTGCAGCGACATGGTATGAAAAATATGACATTAGCAGCACGGATCTGCATCCGTATGTGCACCCGTTTAACGCGGCGATCAATCCCCCGTGGGAAGCGAAAAGCGATTGGGATACGTTCCGTGAAATCAGCAAAGTTTTCTCGGAACTTGCCGAAGACCATTTGCCGGCTCAAGATGAACTGATGACACGCCCGCTAAACCATGATACAAAGGCCGAAATCGCTCAACCGTACGGAAAAATTAAAGATTGGCGTGAAGGGGAAACAGAAGCCGTACCCGGGAAAACGATGCCGAGCATGCAAGTGGTCCATCGGGATTATCCGAAGGTGTATGAAAAAATGACAACGATTGGCCCGAATATTAAAAACGGCTACGGTGGAAAAGGGGTCACGATTGATGGCGAGCCAGCGTACAAAGATCTTCTGGAACGGCTTGGAAAGTCCAAACGTGAAGGCGTCGGCAAAGGGCAGCCGGATATGCACGAAGATAAACAAGCGATCGAAGCGATTTTAACGATGTCAGGAGCAACCAACGGAAAACGGGCGGTTGCCAGTTGGAAATCGCTTGAAGCGAAAACCGGTCAAAACCTCTCGGACATTGCAGCAGGACGTGAAGAAGAAGCATGGACAATGGATGACCTTACCGCGCAACCGAGACATTCCATCTCGACGGCAAGTTGGAGCGGCTTGGAAAAAGATAACCGGCGTTACTCGCCGTTTACGGCAAACACGGAATACTTAATTCCGTGGCGCACGCTGACGGGCAGGCAAAGTTTTTATCTCGATCATGAAATGATGCTTGATTATGGCGAAGGTTTACCTTTATACCGGCCGCCATTAACGCACGGTCCATATGTCAAAGGCGAAAAAGAAGCAGAGGAGAATGGAAAATCCATTACCGTCCGCTATTTGACTCCCCATCAAAAATGGGGCATCCACACGATGTTTACCGATACGACTCCAATGGCGCAACTGTTTCGCGGATGGCAGACGGTATGGATGAATGAAGAAGACGGGGCATCTATCGACATCAAAGACAATGATTGGATCGAGGTTTATAACCGAAACGGCGCGATTGCAGCGAGAGTGGTGCTCACGTATCGGATTCCGCGCGGATCTGCCTATATGTATCACGCCCAGGATCGGACGATGGGGGTGCCGGGTACGGCGATTAATAAACAACGCGGAGGCACGCATAACAGTGTGACACGCGTGACCGTAAAACCGACCCACATGATTGGCGGTTATTCCCAGCTTAGTTACGGGTTTAACTATACAGGACCTACAGGCCAACAACGAGACACGATGGCAATTATAAGAGCATTGAAGGAGGTAGATTGGCTTGAGGATTAA
- the narJ gene encoding nitrate reductase molybdenum cofactor assembly chaperone: MNEQQRTILAIASRVMSYPSESSAEEREHIDEAVDENIESADIRKHLRAALAPLDALSTRDIQEIYVSTFDLKSKTGMYLTAHEFGDSPKRGAAMIKLQKIINEAGFERTEGELTDYIPMLFEFMAVSPEDAHHERLQRRLANVGQRMLNHLEEENPYYPFFTLVMTKVFPNPTDEEVARLERDREEADLEELPYPIMYQ; the protein is encoded by the coding sequence ATGAATGAACAACAACGGACGATTTTGGCGATTGCTTCTCGTGTCATGAGCTATCCTTCGGAATCTTCCGCGGAGGAACGGGAACATATTGATGAAGCGGTAGATGAAAATATCGAATCTGCGGATATCCGGAAACATCTAAGGGCGGCGCTTGCCCCCTTGGATGCCCTTTCCACGCGAGATATACAGGAAATTTATGTTTCCACCTTCGATTTGAAATCGAAAACCGGGATGTACTTAACCGCTCATGAATTTGGAGATAGCCCCAAACGGGGAGCGGCCATGATTAAACTGCAAAAAATCATCAATGAAGCCGGATTCGAACGCACGGAAGGCGAGCTGACGGACTATATTCCGATGTTGTTTGAGTTTATGGCTGTCTCGCCTGAAGATGCCCATCACGAGCGATTGCAAAGGCGTTTGGCGAACGTGGGCCAAAGGATGCTGAATCATTTGGAAGAAGAAAATCCTTACTATCCTTTTTTTACTTTGGTTATGACAAAGGTATTTCCAAATCCAACGGACGAAGAAGTCGCGCGATTGGAGCGTGACCGAGAGGAAGCTGATTTGGAAGAATTGCCTTACCCGATCATGTATCAATAA
- the narI gene encoding respiratory nitrate reductase subunit gamma has product MGSLFWWVIFPYVCLGVMFLGLLYRYAFRQLTWTAPSTEFFEKRWLRIGSNMLHYGIIVAFIGHVMGIIVPVEFYEAIGVGSELYHAGAFVGGGITGIVVIMGIVILLIRKTKVDPIRVQASFADFFTLFALLFVTASGTYLTIVYTLQHGAYQYGTTIGPWFRSLFTFQPEYEMMAGIPLLFQLHALLGFALFAMIPFTHLVHFVTVPLRYLGRAPQQYRSRSEYKR; this is encoded by the coding sequence ATGGGAAGTCTCTTTTGGTGGGTTATTTTCCCTTACGTGTGTTTGGGAGTTATGTTCCTGGGTTTGTTATATCGGTATGCCTTCCGGCAACTCACCTGGACAGCACCATCTACCGAGTTTTTTGAAAAAAGATGGTTGCGCATTGGATCGAATATGCTTCATTACGGGATCATCGTTGCATTTATCGGCCATGTGATGGGCATCATCGTGCCTGTTGAGTTTTACGAGGCTATAGGCGTTGGCTCGGAGTTATATCACGCTGGGGCGTTTGTCGGCGGCGGCATTACAGGCATAGTAGTTATCATGGGGATCGTCATACTCTTGATTCGTAAAACGAAGGTGGACCCGATCCGTGTCCAAGCATCTTTTGCTGACTTTTTTACATTGTTTGCGCTGCTTTTTGTTACAGCTTCCGGAACGTACTTAACGATTGTTTATACGCTTCAACACGGGGCTTACCAATATGGAACGACCATCGGCCCTTGGTTCAGGAGTTTATTCACATTTCAACCCGAATACGAAATGATGGCGGGGATCCCCCTCTTGTTTCAACTGCATGCCCTTTTAGGGTTCGCGTTATTTGCGATGATCCCGTTTACGCATCTGGTTCATTTTGTCACCGTTCCCCTTCGCTATTTAGGGCGTGCGCCGCAACAATACCGTTCTCGCTCTGAGTATAAAAGATGA
- a CDS encoding hemerythrin domain-containing protein, protein MSGPALRKADSHSSIHEAALNEAREITEVLEGLLEKGHDEKALEAAYIGVEHWESRTLQHAASEEEGLYKEIAEESPEMKEAIIGLTRDHELLRLLVQEIKDRLLSEGVDYHVLQRFQALILVDELHNQAEERILPEH, encoded by the coding sequence ATGTCCGGACCGGCACTAAGAAAAGCCGACAGCCATTCATCCATTCATGAAGCGGCTTTAAACGAGGCGAGAGAAATTACAGAGGTCTTGGAGGGTTTATTGGAAAAAGGACATGATGAAAAAGCTTTGGAGGCGGCCTATATAGGTGTAGAGCATTGGGAAAGCAGGACGCTGCAGCATGCCGCCTCGGAAGAAGAGGGTCTTTATAAAGAAATAGCCGAGGAATCGCCGGAAATGAAGGAGGCGATCATCGGGTTGACTCGGGACCATGAGCTATTGCGGTTGCTCGTGCAAGAAATCAAGGATCGGCTTTTGTCGGAAGGTGTCGATTACCATGTCTTGCAACGGTTTCAAGCTTTGATCCTCGTTGATGAATTGCACAATCAGGCGGAAGAGAGGATTTTACCCGAGCATTAA